The Oceanotoga teriensis DNA window CATTATCTATGTTGTAAATGAGACAGATTCTTTTATTACAGATAAAAATTGGATAGACTTATTTGGAGAAAGACTTTATATGCAATATCCAGAAGATTCTTACTATTATGAAAATAATATTGAAGAATACTACGGTTGGCTTATTCAATTTAAAGATGGTAATCGATTAGATTTACATGTAGTCACTTTATCTTATGCCTTGAAAGATATTAAAAATGAAACTCTTTGCGAAATACTTTTAGATAAAAATAATGTTCTTCCAAATATTGAAAAATCTTCAGATAGTAAATATTGGGTAAAAAAACCTGTTGAAAAAGAGTTTATTGATAATTGTAATGAATTTTGGTGGTGTTTAAATAATGTTGCTAAAGGATTATGGCGTGAAGAAACTATATATACTTTAAATATGATAAATAATGTTATAAGGCCACAATTGATAAAATTATTAGAATGGAAAATAGGTTTTGAAAATGATTTCAAAGTTTCTTGTGGAAAATCAGGAAAATTTATTAAAAAATATTTAAATAATAATATGTGGGAAAGTCTTCTAAAAACTTATTCAAATGCAAAATCAGAAGACATTTGGCATTCTGTTTTTATAATGTGTGATTTATTTGATAAAGTTGCTTTAGAATTATCGAAAGGACTTAATATGAATTATAATAAATTAGAAGCAAAAAATAGTCTTAAATTCTTAAAAGATGTATATAAGTTGCCTAAAGATGCAAATGAAATATATTAAAACCGGCATATAAATGCCGGTTTATTTATTATCCCAAATTCTTTTTTCCAAATCTTGTATATATAATGATTCCTATTAAAGTTAATAATTCTGATAAAGGAACTGCATAAAATATATATTCATTTTTAAAAATAGTATTAAAAATCAATATTAGACTAACTGGAAGTATAAGAGATCTCAAAGCTGAAAAAGCGAATGAAGATATGGGTTTATGTATACTTGTAAAATAACCTGAAACTACAATATTAATACCATTTATAAAAAAAGTATACCAAATAATACTTATATATATCGTAGCCATTTTTGATACTTCAACTCCACTTGACTTTAAAAAGAAATTTACCAAATGTATATCAAAGCCTTTCAAAATAAAAGCTATTAAAGAACCTAACACTATATTAAATAATATAGAAACTTTTAAAAAATCATGCATACGTTTAGTATTTTTTGCTCCATAATTAATACTCACCGGCCCATGAATAGCTGCAACAACACTATAGGCAATAAGTCCTCCACTGTATAAAAAATAATTGACTATTGTAAATGCAGCAACACCTTTTACTCCAGATTGTTGAATCAAAACATGATTAAATACAAAAGCAACTATACCACTTGATGTTTCATTTAATAATTCAGATAGCCCATTATACATGGAATAAAATATCTCTTTTTTTATTCCTTTAGGCATCACAAACCTTAAATTACTATTTTTAGAAAAAAATGATGGTAGTAAAATAAAAAATGTCATAGATTGAGAAATTCCTGTTGCTAAAGAAGCTCCTGCCATTCCTTTATTCATAATAACAACAAATATCCAATCAAGAAATACATTCATAATAGCACTAAATAATAAAGCAAAAGAAGTTAATCCTGGTTTACCATTTACTCTTGCAAAAAAACTTATTCCTATTCCTAATAATTGTATGGGTAAAAAATATGAATAAATTTTTATATATGTTACCGTATATTCTAAAATGACTTGATTTGCACCTAATAATCTAGCAGCATTTTCTGGAAATATTATAACCAAAATAGAAAATATAACACCTATTCCAAACATTATTTGAATTACTCTCGAAAAAATAGATGAAGCTTGAAATTTTTTATTTTCACCTAATAATTTTCCGCTTAAAACACAACCTCCAGCTCCGAACATCGTTATTAATCCCAATAATAATGAAACATATGGAACAACTAAATTTATAACTGCAAGTGCATTAGAGTCTATAAATTTTCCAACAAATATCCCATCCACTATAGAAGCTAATGAAATAGACCACATTCCCAACATCGTAGGGATTGTATACTTAAAAAAAACTTTAACAACATTGTCTTTAGTCACATCCAATTGTTTCCCCACTTTAACACTTCCTTTTATGTATTCGTTTATATACCATAATATTATATACCATTTATTTTTAAAATTCCAGATCTAATACAAAAATATCTCCAAAATAATTTTATAAATTTCATTAATTATAAAATTACTTTGGAGATAATATCTATATATTTTTATTTTTGATAATCTTTATGAATAAAATCTTCTATAATATTTTTAAATTCTATTTGATTTTCTATATAAGGATGATGACTACTTTTTATTTTATGAATAACAATATTTTCAAACTTAAATGAAAGATAATGTTCCGGCCCAATAGCATCATCAAATTCACCTGTAATAACTAATACTCGTTTTTTTATATTTTTTGTTAATAGTGTAAAATCCTGAAAATATTCTTTAGATGAAAATACATATTGCTGAAAATTCGGATCAGATTGTAATGACTGATCTATTAAATCCAATTGTTTTTTATTTTCTTTTTCTAAAAATTGTAATTTGAAATAATCCCCTTTTATTAGTAATTCTTTAAGAATAAAATAAAATGTATCAACAAATGACTTGAAATCATCTTTCTTTATTACTGGTTTTTCAATTCCTAAAATTTCTGAACCTTTATTTATCTGATGCATAAAAGAATAGTACATACATAATGTAACATTAGATAATATTAATCCTATAGTCCTGTTTGGAAAATAATAAGCATAATTTACCGCAAGTATGCCTCCAAATGAATGGCCAATTATATACCATTCTTTAATTCCTAAAAATATTCTTAACTCTTCAATATCATTGATAATTTTCTCTAAAGAATATTCTTTACTTAAACTATATTCCGAACGCCCACAACCTCTTTGATCTAAATATATCATATCAAAATTTTTCTCTAAATATTTACCTGCATAATGTTGAAATGATTTACTCCAATAACCTGGCCCACCATGAAGATAAAGGCATGGAATTCCATTGCCTTTTCTTTCATAATATAATTTTATACCATCACTTGTAACAAAATCCATAAGAAAAGTCTCCCCTTTAAATTTTTATACTTATATATTATATATTAAACAAATACATTCATTTAATATCATACATTAAGAATAAGATATAAATTTTGTTTAATTTTTAAAATATATTCCAATATGGATTGATTATTGTGTTAGAACGAACGAAACATTCACTTGGTACTAGTATATTTATATTCCAATATGGTTTGATTATTATTAATAACAGTAACGGAACTTATATTAAATACAGCAAGTTTATATTCCAATATGGTTTGATTATTATAGCTGGATTCGGATATTTAATATCCACCATAACCGAGTTTATATTCCAATATGGTTTGATTATTATCAAAACATCAATATATGTTATCTTCACTTGATTCTCGTTTATATTCCAATATGGTTTGATTATTATCATGATACAAGGATATGGAACAGGATTATATTTTTTGTTTATATTCCAATATGGTTTGATTATTATAGCTGGATTCGGATATTTAATATCCACCATAACCGAGTTTATATTCCAATATGTTTTGATTATTATCAAAACATCAATATATGTTATCTTCACTTGATTCTCGTTTATATTCCAATATGGTTTGATTATTATTTTAATAATGTTGCCCCTATTCTTTGTTTTCCTTCTACGTTTATATTCCAATATGGTTTGATTATTATCCCTGGCGTTTCCGTTGATTTGAGCGTTTTCGAGTACTGTTTATATTCCAATATGGTTTGATTATTATAAGCAGAGTTAAGAGAAAGATTGTTGGGGGTTGGAGTTTATATTCCAATATGGTTTGATTATTATTATATATAAAAACTGGTGAATTTTATGCTAATCTTTAGTTTATATTCCAATATGGTTTGATTATTATATGAAAAGCCTAAAATATGTAAGGCAGTAATACTGTTGTTTATATTCCAATATGGTTTGATTATTATTTAAAAAAATCGGGGGAAATCCTCGATATAAAAATGCGTTTATATTCCAATATGGTTTGATTATTATCAAAGAAATCCTCAAAAAAAATATATGTTTTTAAAAGTTTATATTCCAATATGGTTTGATTATTATTAACGTATGACTGGGGAAAACTCCAGTACATACAAATGTTTATATTCCAATATGGTTTGATTATTATTGTATCCTAGAGCATTTGATATTGCGTTAGAATTTTTGTTTATATTCCAATATGGTTTGATTATTATTTGAAGAAATGAAAGGTCAAGAAATAAACATGAAAGAGTTTATATTCCAATATGGTTTGATTATTATTTGCAAGTCATTCTGTTGCAACATATAAAAATGCAAAGTTTATATTCCAATATGGTTTGATTATTATCATATAAGACCTTACCTAACAGGAAGGCAGTGTATAGTTTATATTCCAATATGGTTTGATTATTATACTTTCTGACAAATATAGAACATTCATACTAACATAGTTTATATTCCAATATGGTTTGATTATTATTTTGTACCGTACTGTGCAACTGCTAACGTTTGTAATGCGTTTATATTCCAATATGGTTTGATTATTATTAGATGGAATGGGAAAAAATTATATTCGTTATAGACAGTTTATATTCCAATATGGTTTGATTATTATAAATAAACTTTACCCTTAAAACTTTTAGCAAAAGAAGTTTATATTCCAATATGGTTTGATTATTATATTATTATCATATATCATGAAAGCACTCATATTACTGTTTATATTCCAATATGGTTTGATTATTATCAAAAATATAAAAGAAACTCAAAAGAAGATAGACTCGTTTATATTCCAATATGGTTTGATTATTATTAACACAAGCTTCAAGCAAAAGCGGAGGTTTAAACAGGTTTATATTCCAATATGGTTTGATTATTATTCATTTTGTCTGGTAATGCAAATGCTTCTTGTCTTCCGTTTATATTCCAATATGGTTTGATTATTATTACTAAAGAATTGTATCCATATGATTTAAAAATTATTCTTTATATTCCAATATGGTTTGATTATTATCGATGCCAAAATTTTAGAAAGTTATTATTATAATACTTTATATTCCAATATGGTTTGATTATTATAACAACCAGTTTAAAAAACATTTTTGGGTTAAAATCCTTTATATTCCAATATGGTTTGATTATTATATGCAAATGCCACTATTCCTTTAACAGCTAACAATTCTTTATATTCCAATATGGTTTGATTATTATTGTAAAAAATATTGACATACTAAATAACTATTTTGACTTTATATTCCAATATGGTTTGATTATTATAAACACTGGTTTTTCAACATCTAACCCTGGAAATGGCTTTATATTCCAATATGGTTTGATTATTATATTATTTTTCATATTTTTAATTGTATTTTCTAATAACTTTATATTCCAATATGGTTTGATTATTATTAGTTCTTTTACAATTTCTAATCAATTTTCACTACCCTTTATATTCCAATATGGTTTGATTATTATACTTCCGCAAGAAATTGGAGTTTACAAGGAATATTTCTTTATATTCCAATATGGTTTGATTATTATAGATCCAGCTATTCCGGGATCTGTGTGGAATGATAGCTTTATATTCCAATATGGTTTGATTATTATAGTTTAATAATTCTTTGTAAGAATTATCCAGAAAAACTTTATATTCCAATATGGTTTGATTATTATTACTCTATATAATTTCAAAGTTGCTTTTTCGTATATCTTTATATTCCAATATGGTTTGATTATTATTTCAATCGTATCTTTATCAAAAGGTTGAGCCATTTCCCTTTATATTCCAATATGGTTTGATTATTATTTAAACCAGTAAAAAAAGTTAAAATTGATCCTGAAACCTTTATATTCCAATATGGTTTGATTATTATTAGTTCTCCAACAACAATATTAAATAATATACATTTCTTTATATTCCAATATGGTTTGATTATTATACCTAAAGAGTGGTTTATTTATCAGACTTTTGGAAAGCTTTATATTCCAATATGGTTTGATTATTATTGAACGACCTTCCGGAAAGTCCAAATGCAACAGTAGCTTTATATTCCAATATGGTTTGATTATTATGAATTGAATTTGCTGTTTGTTCTAGTGTAGATATGTCTTTATATTCCAATATGGTTTGATTATTATTCTGTTTCTTCAATAACCGGTACAAAATTTTTGATCCCTTTATATTCCAATATGGTTTGATTATTATTCTGTTTCTGTATTTTTATCACAACTCATTTTTAGACTTTATATTCCAATATGGTTTGATTATTATTTATTATCCTTTACAACTAAATTGTATAATATTCTCCTTTATATTCCAATATGGTTTGATTATTATTATCACTCCTTCGCTTCGCTATATATCAAATTCTCTCTTTATATTCCAATATGGTTTGATTATTATGGAGGATAACCAATGTCAAACATTTCAATGAATAAACTTTATATTCCAATATGGTTTGATTATTATTACCGGATAAATTAAAAAAGAAAATATTTCTAAATTCCTTTATATTCCAATATGGTTTGATTATTATAACTCTTGAGTTAGCTGCTTCTTTTGCTGTTTTTATCTTTATATTCCAATATGGTTTGATTATTATCTTTTTCGTAAGGCTGCCAAGTTTCTGTATAACCCTCCTTTATATTCCAATATGGTTTGATTATTATGATACCATTTTTTTGCCTCCTTGTGGTATAATAAAAGCTTTATATTCCAATATGGTTTGATTATTATAGGATCCTTACAAGGACAACTTGAATAGTTAGAGTGCTTTATATTCCAATATGGTTTGATTATTATCCGTATATTTGAAACCTATATTATCACTTAATTATAACTTTATAATCTGTCGACCTACTAAAAAGCTATACATTTAATCTTTAACAAAGTTTACATAACAACACTTTCTTTATTATTAGTCGTTTTTAGAATCTGTCTATCTAAGGTGTTTATTTTCTTAGTAGAGGTCGACAGATTTTTTAAATAAAATTATCTGTTTCTTTATTTTTTAATAATTTTAATCCTTTTTCTTTAGTATATTCAACAATTGAATCATCTAAAACAAAAACACCGTTTTTTCTAAATATTTTATCCTGTCTTATACCATAAATAGATTTTGCTTTAAAATAAAAACTTGTACTTATTGGTATAGAATTAAAAAGATATTTTTTATTGAATGTTTTAAAATCCTCGTTTATTTCTTTAAAATCTTTTTCTAATAAAGCATTTATATTCGTATTATCTCTAAATAATTTTTCTGCTTCCATTTTATTATCAACGATATTTAAATAAGGATCATAATTAAAAATCAGATCTTTATAATTAAAACTTTCTTTTTGTATATCCCAAATTCTTTTTATAGAAAAAACAGCTTTTTCTATATTTGTCTTATAATATTCAAAAACTTTTTTCTCATCATAATATTCTTCTAGCATTTGATTTCTATCTTTTTCCCCTAATTCTTTTCCTTTATATTTTTTATTTTTAATAATTTTTAATGATGGATCTTTTAAATTTTTATCATAAGGAATCATTTTTTCATTTTCTAATATATACACTTCACCGTATTCTTTTGTATTATGTCTATTGCATCTTCCCATTCTTTGAATCAAAGAATCAATTGGAGCTAAATCAGTTATAAGTATATCAAAATCTAAATCAAGAGATGTTTCCACTAATTGTGTAGTAATCCAAATAATTCCTTTATTATCTTTTTCTTTAATTGAATTTAATTTATTATATTTTCCTTGCTTATCTTCAAATTTAAATCTACTATGTAATAAATCCACTTCAAAATTTTCTTGTTTATATAACTTTTCATAAGTTTTTATGGATTCATCTATAGTATTTTTTACAATTAAAATTTTTTTATTTTTATTTTTAGACAATATTGATTTAATTTTTTCTTCTTTAATTAAATCAATTTTTACTTTCTTTATATCATTCGAAATATTTTTTTGTATATTATTTTCAAATTCTGTATCAAAGGATATATAATTATCTTCAGTTTTTGAATACATAATTTTTTTGCTTTCAAGTATTTGTTGATATATTTTTGGCATAGTAGCTGTCATAAGATGATATTTCACATTAAAATGTTTTGAAGTAAAATCCATAAACAATATTAAAATCACAAACATTTTTGGATTTAAAAGATGTACTTCATCAACTGTTATTTTTGAATTATATATATTAACTAATAATTTTTCATAATTTGGATATTTAAAAAGCGATAATAAAATTTGATCTATTGTAGATATTATATATGGTTTAGCTAAGTTATGAGCTAAATTAATATCACTTAATTTTAAATTAATTCTTGTTTCTATTTCTTTATTTTCTATATTGTATAAATTTATGTCTCCATGAAGTATACCTACATTTTCTTCTCCATATATTTTTAATGCATCTAAATAAAAATTTTCTCCTGAAATTTTAGTTGGAACTAAAAATATTTTTCTTTCATTAGTCCATAAATGATCTGCTACTGTCTTCCCTGAACCTGTAAATCCTTTAGTAATAATATTTTTATTTAAATTTTCTAAAACTCTTTTTTGAATATCATTAAAGACAATTTGATCTTTATTTTTGCTTTTTTCTGCTAAAAATTTTCTTATTTTATCTTGTATATAATCATTACTTTTGCTAAAAAAATATTCATAGTCTTTTATTTTGGAAGATGCTAAATGATCGACTAAATTAACATATCCTTTCAAAAAAATATATAGTAATTTATAATCATTTTCTCTTTCAACTTCTAAATTACCTTCATTTGAAAAATCTTTATTGAAATAATTCATAAAATCGTAATCTAAAATATTTTCATCTATTTTTATATCTTTTTTAAATACTTCACTTAATTGCTTTTCAATATCAGATAAATCATAATCATTATTATCTAAAATAGCTTCTTCAATATCTTTATATAAACTTTTTTCAACATCAGAAATATTTAAATTATAATATTTTTTGAAATGACCGTGATGATACATAATACTTTTTATCATTACATTAAAAAGTATCTCATCATTTGTTTTTATATCTTCTAATAATTTTTTTGAAAATGCTCCTGATAAAATATTATGTCTAATTTCTTTACCTTCTAATAATTCAAAATTTTTCTTGATTTTATTTTGAAATTTTATATTAATTTTACCCAAATCATGCATTACAAATAATTTCAATAAGATTTCTTCCAAATCATAATCTTTTATTATATCTTGTATATTTTTATAACCTATTTTATGTTTTATTTTTTCATAAGTATTTAATAAATCATTATTATGTTCTACTAAAGTTATTTCATTACTATTTTGTGATTCTGATTTAGCATATATACTATTCATCACTATCACCAACTAACCACTTAAATAAGATTTTTTCATTTTCTGACTCATAAATATTTAATTTTATATCTTTTAAATAAGCGCCTTCATTAGAAATATAGATATAATTTCCAAATATCATTTCTCTATTTTTCTTATCTTCTAATAAATCTTTATATTTTTTTGGTATAGAATAATAAACACCTCTATTTAATATATCATTATATTTATTTTCATTTTTACCACTTTTTATTAATTCAACAGGAATATAAGTATTTTTAACCAATAAATCTTGTTTTATAGCTTGTTTTTTATCTTCTATATAGACTTCATTTACAACAATTTCTTTTACAAACATTTCTCCTTTTTTTATTGGAAATATAAAATCTTCTTTTCTTCCTAAACTCAAATATTTACTTGGATTTTCAAAACTCTCTTTTATTAACTGTAAATCTTCTTTATTTTCAGAATCAATAAAAATTTTTAGTTCTATATCTTGTAATATTTCAAAATTCATCACTCTATTTTTTGAATTAGATTTTACATAATTAAATAATTCTGGAAAATCAATATTATTTTCTAATTTATTTTTTTTATTATACCTTAATTCTTTTATAATAAATTTTTCAAAATCACTTATAATATTTCCCTCTTCTCCTCTAATAAAATCAATTCTTTTTATTTTATATTTTCCAACTACAGATAATTTTAACTCTTTATCAAATCTTTTATCACTTGCATAAGATATCATTCCAGCTATAGTAGTAGGAGAAGGTAAATTATAAGTTGATATATAATCATCTTGTTTTATTTTAGCTTCTCTGTAATGGGCATTAGGTTGCTTGAATTCTAATAACAAAATTTTATTTTCCATAGCAAATCACTCTTATATTATCCATTCATTATTTTCATTTATATCTATTCTTTCAATAAATTCTTTTAATTTTTTTACTGGCATACCTAATTCAATACAATCATTTTCCGATTCCATATTTATTTTTTTGCTAACCACAGCTATTGTATTATCTTTTAAGTCATAACTTTCAATAGTTTCAATTATTCCATCAATAATTAATTGGTT harbors:
- a CDS encoding aminoglycoside 6-adenylyltransferase, producing the protein MRSESEMFDLILNIAKVDDRIKAVYMTGSRTNPNIKKDIFQDYDIIYVVNETDSFITDKNWIDLFGERLYMQYPEDSYYYENNIEEYYGWLIQFKDGNRLDLHVVTLSYALKDIKNETLCEILLDKNNVLPNIEKSSDSKYWVKKPVEKEFIDNCNEFWWCLNNVAKGLWREETIYTLNMINNVIRPQLIKLLEWKIGFENDFKVSCGKSGKFIKKYLNNNMWESLLKTYSNAKSEDIWHSVFIMCDLFDKVALELSKGLNMNYNKLEAKNSLKFLKDVYKLPKDANEIY
- a CDS encoding MATE family efflux transporter, whose translation is MTKDNVVKVFFKYTIPTMLGMWSISLASIVDGIFVGKFIDSNALAVINLVVPYVSLLLGLITMFGAGGCVLSGKLLGENKKFQASSIFSRVIQIMFGIGVIFSILVIIFPENAARLLGANQVILEYTVTYIKIYSYFLPIQLLGIGISFFARVNGKPGLTSFALLFSAIMNVFLDWIFVVIMNKGMAGASLATGISQSMTFFILLPSFFSKNSNLRFVMPKGIKKEIFYSMYNGLSELLNETSSGIVAFVFNHVLIQQSGVKGVAAFTIVNYFLYSGGLIAYSVVAAIHGPVSINYGAKNTKRMHDFLKVSILFNIVLGSLIAFILKGFDIHLVNFFLKSSGVEVSKMATIYISIIWYTFFINGINIVVSGYFTSIHKPISSFAFSALRSLILPVSLILIFNTIFKNEYIFYAVPLSELLTLIGIIIYTRFGKKNLG
- a CDS encoding alpha/beta fold hydrolase, with the protein product MDFVTSDGIKLYYERKGNGIPCLYLHGGPGYWSKSFQHYAGKYLEKNFDMIYLDQRGCGRSEYSLSKEYSLEKIINDIEELRIFLGIKEWYIIGHSFGGILAVNYAYYFPNRTIGLILSNVTLCMYYSFMHQINKGSEILGIEKPVIKKDDFKSFVDTFYFILKELLIKGDYFKLQFLEKENKKQLDLIDQSLQSDPNFQQYVFSSKEYFQDFTLLTKNIKKRVLVITGEFDDAIGPEHYLSFKFENIVIHKIKSSHHPYIENQIEFKNIIEDFIHKDYQK
- the cas3 gene encoding CRISPR-associated helicase Cas3' codes for the protein MNSIYAKSESQNSNEITLVEHNNDLLNTYEKIKHKIGYKNIQDIIKDYDLEEILLKLFVMHDLGKINIKFQNKIKKNFELLEGKEIRHNILSGAFSKKLLEDIKTNDEILFNVMIKSIMYHHGHFKKYYNLNISDVEKSLYKDIEEAILDNNDYDLSDIEKQLSEVFKKDIKIDENILDYDFMNYFNKDFSNEGNLEVERENDYKLLYIFLKGYVNLVDHLASSKIKDYEYFFSKSNDYIQDKIRKFLAEKSKNKDQIVFNDIQKRVLENLNKNIITKGFTGSGKTVADHLWTNERKIFLVPTKISGENFYLDALKIYGEENVGILHGDINLYNIENKEIETRINLKLSDINLAHNLAKPYIISTIDQILLSLFKYPNYEKLLVNIYNSKITVDEVHLLNPKMFVILILFMDFTSKHFNVKYHLMTATMPKIYQQILESKKIMYSKTEDNYISFDTEFENNIQKNISNDIKKVKIDLIKEEKIKSILSKNKNKKILIVKNTIDESIKTYEKLYKQENFEVDLLHSRFKFEDKQGKYNKLNSIKEKDNKGIIWITTQLVETSLDLDFDILITDLAPIDSLIQRMGRCNRHNTKEYGEVYILENEKMIPYDKNLKDPSLKIIKNKKYKGKELGEKDRNQMLEEYYDEKKVFEYYKTNIEKAVFSIKRIWDIQKESFNYKDLIFNYDPYLNIVDNKMEAEKLFRDNTNINALLEKDFKEINEDFKTFNKKYLFNSIPISTSFYFKAKSIYGIRQDKIFRKNGVFVLDDSIVEYTKEKGLKLLKNKETDNFI
- the cas5 gene encoding CRISPR-associated protein Cas5 — translated: MENKILLLEFKQPNAHYREAKIKQDDYISTYNLPSPTTIAGMISYASDKRFDKELKLSVVGKYKIKRIDFIRGEEGNIISDFEKFIIKELRYNKKNKLENNIDFPELFNYVKSNSKNRVMNFEILQDIELKIFIDSENKEDLQLIKESFENPSKYLSLGRKEDFIFPIKKGEMFVKEIVVNEVYIEDKKQAIKQDLLVKNTYIPVELIKSGKNENKYNDILNRGVYYSIPKKYKDLLEDKKNREMIFGNYIYISNEGAYLKDIKLNIYESENEKILFKWLVGDSDE